One window of the Candidatus Binatus sp. genome contains the following:
- a CDS encoding nucleotidyltransferase family protein produces the protein MRALILAAGKGERLRPLTATTPKPMLELGGRPLIHYPIAMLRRAGITEVAINVHHLAGRIQSGLGDGSRLGVRITYAPERVLLGTGGPLNGLRDFLGIDTFVIANSDTILDLDLAAMIRFHRARGALGTIALFNPANAHYYSRIEIDADARIRRMRLLARRDPIEFDDYPKALDDRIA, from the coding sequence TTGCGCGCGCTGATTCTTGCTGCGGGGAAAGGCGAGCGGCTGCGTCCGCTCACCGCGACTACGCCCAAGCCGATGCTCGAGCTTGGCGGACGGCCGTTGATTCATTATCCGATCGCGATGCTGAGGCGCGCGGGTATTACCGAAGTCGCAATCAACGTTCATCATCTGGCCGGTAGAATCCAAAGCGGTCTCGGCGACGGTTCGCGGCTCGGCGTGCGAATCACGTATGCGCCCGAGCGAGTTTTGCTCGGCACCGGCGGACCGCTGAACGGCCTTCGCGATTTTCTCGGTATCGATACCTTCGTAATTGCGAACAGCGACACAATTCTCGATCTCGATCTCGCGGCGATGATCCGATTTCATCGCGCGCGCGGCGCGCTCGGCACGATTGCACTGTTCAATCCCGCCAATGCCCACTACTACAGCCGAATCGAGATCGATGCCGACGCGCGGATTCGCCGGATGCGCCTGCTCGCGCGCCGCGATCCGATCGAGTTTGACGACTATCCGAAGGCGCTCGACGATCGCATCGCGA
- a CDS encoding NADH-quinone oxidoreductase subunit A yields MTTWFPIAVTFVVAGLIVGVMCTINMLIGPKRPNPIKSEAFECGNPPSGSAWGRFSVRFYLTAILFLLFDVEVIFLYPWAVNLRMLGMFGFVEALIFISILVVGLVYAWGRGALDWT; encoded by the coding sequence ATGACAACCTGGTTCCCCATCGCTGTCACTTTCGTCGTCGCCGGCCTGATCGTCGGCGTGATGTGCACGATCAACATGTTGATCGGGCCCAAGCGCCCCAACCCGATCAAGAGCGAGGCGTTCGAATGCGGCAATCCGCCGAGCGGTTCCGCCTGGGGGCGCTTCTCGGTCCGCTTCTACCTGACCGCGATTCTTTTTTTGCTCTTCGATGTGGAAGTAATTTTTCTATATCCGTGGGCGGTCAATCTCAGGATGCTCGGGATGTTCGGGTTTGTCGAAGCGCTGATCTTCATCTCGATTCTGGTGGTCGGATTAGTTTACGCGTGGGGACGGGGCGCGCTCGACTGGACCTGA
- a CDS encoding NADH-quinone oxidoreductase subunit D has product MSLPARWKDKLTTADPADEIMELQMGPSHPASHGTIKFNLKLDGERIIDCDVEVGYLHRAFEKMCEQGTWTQCFPYTDRLNYASPCINNVGFALAVERLLGLETTERCKYVRLIMSEVARIADHLTCLGMASSEVGATTVAFYMLEAREFLYDLIEAVTGARLTVTWCRVGGMTHDLPPDFDERLAASFKRLDSVLSDCDQLLSRNRVFIDRMAGIGIMSKEDAISYGVTGPLLRATGVAYDVRKATPYLVYDRFEFDIPTGERGDNYDRFKMRFDEMYQSKRIIEQAIKSIPEGPVSITDPKVVLPPKEKVYNSIEGLMNHFKLIMEGIKVPAGEVYQAVEGANGELGFYVVSDGSGRPYRVRVRPPCFFGMGALNKMLIGHMIPDIITTFGMINMIGGECDR; this is encoded by the coding sequence ATGTCACTACCAGCACGTTGGAAAGACAAGCTCACGACCGCCGACCCGGCTGACGAGATCATGGAACTGCAGATGGGCCCGTCGCATCCTGCATCGCACGGCACCATCAAGTTTAATTTGAAACTCGACGGCGAACGCATCATCGATTGCGACGTCGAGGTCGGCTACCTGCATCGCGCGTTCGAGAAAATGTGCGAGCAGGGCACCTGGACGCAATGCTTTCCATACACCGACCGCCTGAACTACGCCTCGCCGTGCATCAATAACGTCGGCTTCGCGCTCGCGGTCGAGCGCCTGCTCGGTCTCGAAACCACCGAGCGATGCAAATACGTGCGCCTCATCATGAGCGAAGTCGCGCGCATCGCGGATCACCTGACTTGTCTCGGCATGGCGTCGAGCGAAGTCGGCGCGACCACCGTCGCCTTTTACATGCTCGAGGCTCGCGAATTTCTCTACGACTTGATCGAAGCCGTCACGGGCGCGCGCCTTACCGTCACGTGGTGCCGCGTCGGCGGCATGACGCACGATCTACCGCCCGACTTCGATGAACGACTCGCCGCTTCTTTCAAACGGCTCGATTCAGTTTTGTCTGATTGCGATCAGTTGCTCAGCCGCAACCGCGTCTTCATCGATCGGATGGCGGGCATCGGCATCATGTCGAAGGAAGATGCGATTTCCTACGGCGTGACCGGTCCGCTGCTGCGCGCCACCGGCGTCGCTTACGATGTCCGCAAGGCGACTCCGTACCTGGTGTACGATCGCTTCGAGTTCGACATCCCGACCGGTGAGCGCGGCGACAATTACGATCGCTTCAAGATGCGGTTTGACGAGATGTATCAGTCGAAACGGATCATCGAGCAGGCGATCAAATCGATTCCCGAAGGACCGGTCTCGATCACCGATCCCAAAGTCGTGCTGCCGCCAAAGGAAAAAGTTTACAACTCGATCGAAGGCCTGATGAACCATTTCAAGCTCATCATGGAAGGCATCAAGGTGCCGGCCGGCGAGGTTTATCAAGCGGTCGAAGGCGCCAATGGCGAGCTCGGATTTTACGTGGTGAGCGACGGCAGCGGGCGTCCGTACCGGGTGCGGGTGCGGCCGCCGTGCTTTTTCGGCATGGGCGCGCTCAACAAGATGCTGATAGGGCACATGATTCCCGACATCA
- a CDS encoding phosphotransferase produces MAEPSGIGFERWAAQAIAHRWPGARLDEFDALRGDLSTRRFWRATISPQTGGAPSTAIVVDLGPDDLPRYVRVLKLVTDEPTEPPWINVHRFLSSLGAGVPSLYDVAPEKRAMLVEDVGELPLLDAARQPGAHVADLYRLAVEELLRLHVDGTRRIDDECIARRIAYDGRLFEWELKEFIELGLELIAPGVKAASIQEEIKALAARLDRYPRVLSHRDYHGHNLYLQEGSRLRIIDFQDALMAPAAQDLAVLMTTRDTGDVITPVIEKRLLDFYLAGLARRGAIAMSIADFEMSYRLCVLQHALKMIGRFEMFERNGKTGYRKFIPHLLMQARRMLAAMRADFPRLASALDA; encoded by the coding sequence GTGGCAGAACCGAGCGGTATTGGATTTGAGCGGTGGGCGGCGCAGGCGATCGCGCATCGATGGCCCGGCGCGCGCCTCGACGAGTTCGACGCACTGCGTGGCGATTTATCGACGCGTCGATTCTGGCGGGCGACGATCTCGCCGCAAACTGGCGGCGCGCCGAGCACGGCAATCGTCGTGGACCTCGGCCCCGACGACCTGCCCCGCTACGTTCGAGTACTGAAGCTTGTCACCGACGAACCCACCGAACCGCCCTGGATCAATGTGCACAGATTTTTGTCGTCGCTCGGCGCGGGTGTGCCATCACTATACGATGTAGCCCCTGAAAAACGCGCGATGCTGGTGGAGGACGTCGGCGAACTGCCTTTGCTCGACGCGGCGCGGCAGCCGGGCGCGCACGTCGCGGACCTCTACCGGCTCGCGGTGGAGGAATTGCTGCGGCTGCATGTGGATGGCACGCGCAGGATCGATGACGAATGTATCGCGCGGCGAATCGCTTACGACGGCCGTCTGTTCGAATGGGAGCTCAAGGAATTTATCGAGCTGGGCCTCGAACTGATCGCGCCCGGCGTCAAGGCCGCATCGATTCAGGAGGAGATAAAGGCGCTCGCGGCGCGGCTCGATCGATATCCGCGCGTGTTGTCGCATCGCGACTATCACGGGCACAATCTTTACTTGCAGGAGGGCAGCCGACTTCGAATCATAGATTTTCAGGACGCGTTGATGGCGCCGGCGGCGCAGGATCTCGCGGTGCTGATGACGACGCGCGACACCGGCGACGTGATCACGCCGGTGATCGAAAAAAGGTTGCTGGATTTTTACCTTGCCGGACTCGCGCGGCGCGGTGCAATCGCGATGAGCATTGCGGATTTCGAGATGAGCTATCGGCTCTGCGTGCTGCAGCACGCGCTCAAGATGATCGGGCGTTTCGAAATGTTCGAGCGCAACGGCAAGACGGGATACCGAAAATTCATTCCGCATCTGCTGATGCAGGCGCGGCGGATGCTCGCGGCGATGCGCGCGGATTTTCCGCGGCTCGCATCGGCGCTGGACGCGTGA
- a CDS encoding NADH-quinone oxidoreductase subunit C, translating to MLIEKLNDRFGAAILKTETANGDESITIARGTALEIFKSLRDESGFEFNVLVDLTAVDWLERKPRFDVIYHLNSLTLVHRLRVKIAVEYPQPWAFSATPLWKSADWLERECFDMFGIVFKGHPDLRRILLYDTFEGHPLRKDYPYNKRQPIVPEIDPIANPLRSSR from the coding sequence ATGCTGATCGAAAAATTGAACGACCGCTTCGGCGCGGCGATCCTGAAAACAGAAACCGCCAACGGCGACGAATCGATCACGATCGCGCGCGGCACCGCGCTCGAGATTTTTAAATCGTTGCGCGATGAGTCGGGCTTCGAATTCAACGTCCTGGTCGATTTGACTGCCGTCGATTGGCTCGAACGCAAGCCGCGCTTCGACGTTATCTATCACCTGAATTCGCTGACGCTCGTTCACCGGCTGCGCGTGAAAATCGCCGTCGAGTATCCCCAGCCGTGGGCCTTTAGCGCGACGCCGCTCTGGAAGTCGGCGGACTGGCTCGAGCGCGAATGCTTCGACATGTTCGGCATCGTTTTCAAGGGCCATCCCGATCTGCGCCGCATCCTGCTGTACGACACGTTCGAAGGACATCCGCTGCGCAAGGATTATCCCTACAACAAGCGCCAGCCGATCGTGCCTGAAATCGACCCGATCGCGAATCCACTTCGCTCTTCGCGTTAG